A region of Paenibacillus sp. JNUCC-31 DNA encodes the following proteins:
- a CDS encoding multidrug effflux MFS transporter, producing MKSTPDSLSTHSTSRVRMALILGTLSAFGPLSLDMYLPALPTLADEFQSSTSYAQLSLTACMVGLAVGQLLAGPLSDVRGRRTPLIAGLVLYTIASILCLVSPTMGSFVALRFIQGAAGAAGIVISRAVVRDVYSGPELTRFFSLLMLINGVAPIAAPIIGGQLLVYTSWRGVFILLSIIGILTLVAVVLGLGETLPSERRSSGGLKQTLTTFRKIAGDRLFMGYALTQGFVAAGMFAYISGSPFVLQKIYGISPQMFSVCFAINGLGIILASQIAGRLAGKVSETRLLIAGLLTAALGGTSLLVAILAGGNLISVLIPLFLVVSSVGLVNTASFALAMANQEKSAGSASALIGVMTFLFGGIVAPLVGLGGEGTAVPMGMVIACADLGALLLYVVMVGKSGRLQNKQRLN from the coding sequence ATGAAAAGTACACCAGATTCTTTAAGTACCCATTCTACATCCCGCGTTCGTATGGCATTAATTCTGGGGACACTGTCAGCCTTCGGGCCGCTGTCCCTGGATATGTACTTGCCAGCATTGCCTACACTGGCTGATGAATTCCAGTCATCCACTTCCTATGCCCAGCTTAGTCTTACGGCATGTATGGTCGGACTGGCGGTAGGACAACTGCTTGCCGGACCTTTAAGTGATGTGCGTGGCCGCCGTACGCCGCTTATTGCAGGTCTTGTACTTTATACGATCGCTTCCATACTCTGCCTGGTCAGTCCGACGATGGGTTCTTTTGTAGCCCTGCGCTTTATTCAGGGGGCAGCGGGGGCTGCCGGAATTGTCATCTCGCGTGCGGTTGTAAGGGACGTATATTCCGGGCCGGAGCTGACACGCTTCTTCTCCCTGCTCATGCTGATTAATGGAGTCGCTCCGATCGCTGCACCCATTATTGGTGGACAATTGCTTGTGTATACGTCATGGCGTGGCGTATTTATTTTGCTGAGTATTATCGGCATATTGACTTTGGTAGCCGTGGTGCTTGGTCTTGGAGAGACGTTGCCTTCAGAACGCAGATCCAGCGGAGGACTCAAGCAGACTCTGACTACATTCCGCAAAATTGCGGGGGATCGTTTATTTATGGGATATGCTTTAACCCAGGGGTTCGTAGCAGCTGGCATGTTTGCCTACATATCGGGTTCACCCTTCGTTTTGCAGAAAATATATGGCATCTCCCCGCAAATGTTCAGTGTCTGCTTTGCCATTAACGGGCTGGGCATCATTCTGGCAAGCCAGATCGCCGGGAGACTTGCAGGTAAAGTATCTGAGACCCGGTTGTTAATCGCCGGGCTGTTAACTGCTGCCCTGGGAGGAACATCACTGCTTGTTGCGATTTTGGCTGGAGGCAATCTGATCTCGGTTCTGATCCCTTTATTCCTGGTCGTATCCAGTGTAGGGTTGGTCAATACAGCTTCTTTTGCACTGGCGATGGCCAATCAGGAGAAATCGGCAGGCAGCGCTTCTGCACTTATTGGGGTCATGACGTTTCTGTTCGGTGGCATTGTCGCTCCACTCGTAGGTCTGGGAGGAGAAGGAACGGCTGTGCCGATGGGAATGGTTATCGCCTGTGCTGATCTGGGCGCATTGCTGCTGTATGTAGTTATGGTGGGCAAGAGTGGTAGACTTCAAAATAAACAGCGTCTGAATTGA
- a CDS encoding GTP pyrophosphokinase produces MNAPHPIDQFKKFKYEITRFMMIYKFALDQMETKIEVLKEEFQSLHDYSPIEHTKSRLKSPESIMNKMFRKNHELTFDSIKKNIKDIAGVRITCSFISDIYRIKDMLCNQSDLRVLEVKDYIENPKPNGYQSLHLLVEVPVYMSNGEERACVEIQIRTIAMDFWASLEHKIFYKYNKDVPERLTRELKSAADSANALDQQMERLHREIQEIKDAENERDEEELRRIIINNQQFTLPSNLLKLLGDGEH; encoded by the coding sequence ATGAACGCTCCACATCCGATTGATCAATTCAAGAAATTCAAATATGAAATTACGAGATTTATGATGATCTATAAATTTGCGTTGGATCAAATGGAGACCAAAATCGAGGTGCTGAAGGAAGAGTTTCAGTCCCTGCATGATTACAGCCCGATTGAACATACCAAATCCAGGTTGAAATCACCTGAAAGTATTATGAACAAGATGTTCCGCAAAAATCATGAGTTAACCTTTGACAGCATCAAGAAAAATATTAAGGATATCGCCGGCGTTCGTATTACCTGCTCGTTTATCTCCGATATCTATCGGATTAAGGATATGTTGTGCAACCAAAGTGACCTGCGTGTACTTGAAGTAAAAGATTATATCGAGAATCCGAAGCCCAACGGCTACCAAAGTCTTCACCTTCTGGTGGAGGTGCCAGTCTACATGTCCAATGGGGAGGAACGGGCATGTGTGGAGATTCAGATTCGTACAATCGCGATGGATTTCTGGGCAAGTCTGGAGCATAAGATCTTTTATAAATATAATAAAGATGTTCCCGAACGTTTGACCAGGGAACTGAAAAGTGCGGCAGATTCTGCCAACGCACTGGATCAACAAATGGAGAGACTTCACCGGGAGATTCAGGAGATCAAGGACGCCGAGAATGAGCGGGACGAAGAAGAACTGCGCCGTATTATTATTAACAATCAACAGTTCACCTTGCCATCCAACCTGCTCAAGCTGTTGGGAGACGGGGAACACTAG